From a region of the Alnus glutinosa chromosome 1, dhAlnGlut1.1, whole genome shotgun sequence genome:
- the LOC133869017 gene encoding CSC1-like protein At1g69450 isoform X3 has translation MLVSALLTSVGINFGLCVLFFTLYSILRKQPSNYDVYIPRLLVEGTSTRRSGFNLERLIPSPGWVRRAWKLSEDELLSSSGLDAVVFMRIITFCLKIFLVAGIIGVFILLPVNCTGDQLEGVDFVDFSNNSLDVFTISNVDSGSKRLWIHFSAVYVVTVFVCYLLYYEYKYISSKRIAYFLSSKPQPHQFTILVRSIPVSAGNSISDSIDNFFREYHPSTYLSHLVVRRTNKLRNLIHDAKKYYKRIIRLQSNPTQHRYGCNNCFGLFGRNVDLVDHYEKKLEDIEENVRLEQSDVSLAGEEIPAAFVSFKSRYGAAIAFHLQQSINPTHWVTEQAPEPHDVYWPFFSSSFMRRWISKLVVIVACILLTILFLIPVVVVQGLTNLSQLEGWFPFLESILTITFVSEVITGYLPSLILMLFLKTVPPVMELLSSIQGYVSHSAIERSACIKVLWFTIWNIFFATVFSGSVLYQVSIFLEPKNIPAKLAVLVPAQFINVYAPKYETAGKFWPTVHNSMIFSLVLMHAIAVGIFTLKKLSLASTLIFPLAILTLLFNEYCRKRFLPIFTAYPAETLIKKDRADENDAALAEFLDNLVTAYQDPAFTPIHFSSNDGLHSPLISSAEV, from the exons ATGCTTGTCTCTGCTCTTCTAACATCTGTTGGAATAAATTTTGGGCTATGCGTTTTATTCTTCACATTGTACTCTATATTGAGGAAACAACCAAGTAACTATGATGTTTATATACCACGCTTGTTGGTTGAAGGAACTTCTACACGGAGAAGTGGTTTCAACCTAGAAAGGCTAATACCTTCTCCTGGTTGGGTGAGAAGGGCGTGGAAGCTTTCTGAAGACGAACTACTGTCATCCTCAGGCTTGGATGCCGTGGTTTTTATGCGCATTATAACCTTCTG tttgaaaatatttttggttgctGGGATTATTGGGGTCTTTATTCTTCTCCCAGTGAACTGCACGGGAGATCAGCTTGAAGGTGTTGACTTCGTTGATTTTTCAAATAATTCCTTGGATGTATTTACCATTTCAAATGTAGACAGTGGCTCAAAAAG GTTGTGGATTCACTTCAGCGCTGTTTATGTTGTCACTGTGTTTGTCTGCTATCTACTGTATTAT GAATACAAATATATTTCTTCAAAAAGGATCGcttattttctttcatcaaaACCTCAGCCACATCAATTCACCATCTTAGTTCGCAGTATTCCTGTTTCTGCCGGGAACAGCATCAGTGACAGTATTGACAACTTCTTTAGAGAGTATCATCCTTCAACATATCTGTCACATTTGGTTGTTCGTCGTACAAACAAACTACGGAATCTCATT CATGATGCCAAGAAGTATTACAAAAGGATTATTCGCTTGCAATCAAATCCTACTCAACACAGGTATGGGTGTAACAATTGCTTTGGATTGTTTGGACGCAATGTTGATCTTGTGGATCATTATGAAAAGAAGTTAGAAGACATAGAGGAGAATGTGAGATTGGAGCAATCAGATGTTTCATTGGCTGGAGAA GAAATTCCTGCCGCCTTTGTGTCCTTCAAGTCTCGGTATGGTGCTGCAATTGCTTTTCATTTGCAACAATCAATCAATCCCACTCATTGGGTCACAGAGCAAGCTCCTGAGCCTCATGATGTTTACTGGCCTTTCTTCTCTTCATCATTTATGCGAAGATGGATTTCTAAGCTGGTGGTTATAGTTGCATGTATTCTTCTTACAATCTTATTCCTTATACCTGTTGTAGTTGTGCAAGGTCTTACTAACCTGAGTCAGTTGGAAGGTTGGTTTCCTTTCCTGGAAAGCATTCTTACCAT AACATTCGTTAGTGAAGTAATTACAGGATACCTTCCCAGTCTAATTCTTATGTTGTTTCTGAAAACGGTGCCTCCTGTGATGGAGTTGCTTTCTTCCATTCAAGGATATGTTTCCCATAGTGCCATAGAAAGGAGTGCATGTATCAAAGTACTGTGGTTCACAATATGGAACATTTTCTTTGCAACTGTATTTTCTGGATCAGTTTTATATCAGGTTTCCATCTTCCTCGAACCCAAGAATATTCCTGCGAAGCTAGCCGTTTTGGTTCCAGCACAG TTCATAAATGTATATGCACCAAAGTATGAAACTGCTGGGAAGTTTTGGCCTACCGTACACAATTCAATGATATTTTCTCTGGTACTCATGCATGCTATTGCTGTGGGAATCTTCACGCTGAAGAAGCTCTCTCTAGCTTCAACTTTAATTTTCCCTCTTGCAATACTCACGCTTCTCTTTAATGAGTACTGCCGGAAACGTTTCCTACCCATCTTCACTGCCTACCCGGCTGAG ACTTTGATAAAGAAAGACAGGGCAGACGAGAATGATGCTGCACTGGCCGAGTTTTTAGATAACTTGGTCACTGCTTATCAGGACCCAGCATTTACGCCAATTCATTTCTCTTCAAACGACGGTCTTCACAGTCCCCTTATATCATCTGCTGAAGTTTGA
- the LOC133863580 gene encoding ethylene-responsive transcription factor ERN1-like yields MEEAVGGARRNRKRYIGVRQRPSGRWVAEIKDTIQKMRVWLGTYDTAEEAARAYDEAACLLRGSNTRTNFWPCQSTPTLPSKITNLLLLRLKARHIAAASASTPASEQEIMKVKDYDDQYFDSFFNVPQDCTIYENGHDANYTDSSFESSFTGCVGALDMDENWSNVDDGKSSTHGGGKEEEIGDLLFVDAARSDCYCSPFEIAEEMVEPLMELENHGDDESSVLGETMKRMMFERKFSASLYAFNGIPECLRLKQSAGVANETERSEQSSNEDKKDKEETFQKVVQEEVEILPQTSTETGSSSSSSSSFFSTESSEQCLWSSLNLSSIWSI; encoded by the coding sequence ATGGAAGAGGCTGTAGGTGGAGCTCGGAGAAATAGAAAACGCTACATTGGGGTGCGGCAGCGGCCTTCAGGAAGATGGGTTGCGGAGATAAAAGACACGATACAGAAGATGAGAGTCTGGTTGGGAACTTATGATACGGCAGAGGAGGCTGCAAGGGCTTACGATGAGGCTGCTTGCTTGCTCCGTGGATCCAATACTCGGACAAACTTTTGGCCTTGCCAATCAACGCCAACCCTTCCCTCAAAGATCACCAATCTTCTTCTGCTTAGGCTAAAGGCTAGGCACATTGCGGCCGCCTCTGCCTCAACACCAGCTTCCGAGCAGGAAATTATGAAAGTAAAAGACTATGATGATCAGTACTTTGATAGTTTCTTCAATGTGCCCCAAGATTGCACCATTTACGAAAATGGTCATGATGCTAATTATACTGATAGTAGTTTTGAGTCAAGTTTTACGGGTTGTGTGGGAGCCTTGGATATGGATGAGAATTGGAGTAATGTTGATGATGGCAAGAGTAGTACTCACGGGGGAGGGAAGGAGGAAGAAATAGGAGATTTGCTGTTTGTGGATGCTGCGAGATCTGATTGTTATTGTTCACCTTTTGAGATAGCTGAGGAAATGGTGGAGCCATTAATGGAGCTGGAGAATCATGGGGATGATGAGAGTTCAGTGCTTGGAGAGACTATGAAGAGGATGATGTTTGAACGCAAATTCTCAGCTTCTCTTTATGCCTTCAATGGGATTCCAGAGTGCTTAAGGCTGAAGCAATCTGCAGGGGTGGCAAATGAAACAGAGAGGTCTGAACAATCATCTAATGAAgacaaaaaagataaagaagaaaCTTTTCAGAAGGTGGTGCAAGAAGAGGTTGAGATCCTCCCACAAACATCGACAGAAAcaggatcttcttcttcttcatcctcCTCATTTTTTAGCACAGAAAGTAGTGAACAGTGTCTTTGGAGCTCTCTCAATCTTTCTTCTATCTGGTCTATATGA
- the LOC133869030 gene encoding protein argonaute 7, with translation MEKTEEPNANKKCTTKTRGFRGRANPPKHQYQYQHQLLQYSNQYGFSNQNQYQRYYPALLPLPPQIPLQLALTPPLPQNQSFRTKTHLYKPSCKLNNPPLVASSDTQVRNVTISTAPEGLVRPKSLPPKGDNGRRVIGARTSQALVTARRPDSGGVEGPVISLLANHFLVQFDSSQRIFHYNVEISPNPPKEVARMIKQKLVEENSIVLSSSFPAYDGRKNLYSPVEFQNDRLEFYVSLPLPTSKSTLPKGEFNDLLEKPQKLKLFRINIKLVSKFDGKELTSYLSKEGDDWIPLPQDYLHALDVVLRESPTEKCISVGRSLYSSSMGGTKDIGGGAVGFRGFFQSLRPTQQGLALNVDFSVSAFHESIGVIPYLQKRLEFLRDLSQRKTRGLNGEERKEVEKALKNIRVFVCHRETLQRYRVFGLTEEATENLCFADRDGKNLRVVSYFKEHYNYDIQFRNMPCLQISRSKPCYLPMELCMICEGQKFLGKLSDDQTARILKMGCQRPRERKAIIDGVMRGPVGPTSGIQGREFKLDVSREMTRLNGRILQPPKLKLGDGGHVRELIPSRNDRQWNLLDSHVFEGAKIERWALISFGGTSEQKSYVPKFINQLSQRCEQLGIFLNKSTIVSPQFESTQVLNNVSLLESKLKKIHKAASNNLQVLVCIMERKHRGYADLKRIAETSIGVVSQCCLYPNLSKLSSQFLANLALKINAKVGGCTVALYNSLPSQIPRLFQSDEPVIFMGADVTHPHPLDDFSPSVAAVVGSMNWPAANKYVSRMRSQTHRQEIIQDLGAMVWELLEDFCQEVKKLPNRIIFFRDGVSETQFYKVLEEELQAIRGACYRFPGYKPLITFSVVQKRHHTRLFPFETDPSSTQNQFFDENVPPGTVVDTVITHPREFDFYLCSHWGVKGTSRPTHYHVLWDENQFTSDELQKLVYSLCYTFVRCTKPISLVPPAYYAHLAAYRGRLYLERSENTGYMRNASTLSRAAPPKATPLPKLSENVKKLMFYC, from the exons ATGGAAAAGACAGAGGAGCCCAATGCTAACAAGAAATGCACCACCAAAACGAGAGGTTTCAGGGGCAGAGCAAACCCCCCCAAGCATCAGTACCAGTATCAGCATCAGCTACTACAGTACTCAAATCAGTATGGGTTCAGCAACCAGAACCAGTACCAGAGATACTACCCAGCGCTGCTTCCCCTGCCTCCTCAAATACCACTTCAGCTggctttgactccacctcttccTCAAAACCAGAGCTTCAGAACAAAAACCCATCTCTACAAACCTTCATGCAAGCTGAATAACCCTCCTCTTGTCGCCTCCTCAGATACCCAGGTTCGAAATGTCACAATTTCAACAG CTCCAGAGGGACTCGTAAGGCCAAAAAGTTTACCCCCTAAAGGAGATAATGGAAGAAGGGTCATAGGTGCAAGGACATCACAAGCACTAGTGACTGCAAGAAGACCAGATTCAGGCGGTGTAGAAGGGCCAGTTATCTCTCTCCTAGCCAACCATTTTCTTGTCCAATTTGATTCATCTCAACGAATTTTCCATTACAATGTCGAAATCTCTCCTAATCCCCCCAAAGAAGTTGCCCGAATGATCAAACAGAAATTGGTTGAGGAAAATTCGATTGTGCTCTCCAGTTCTTTTCCGGCCTATGATGGTCGAAAGAACCTTTACAGCCCCGTCGAATTCCAAAATGATAGGCTTGAATTCTATGTAAGCCTCCCACTCCCCACTAGCAAGTCAACTTTGCCAAAAGGAGAATTCAATGACTTGCTAGAGAAgcctcaaaagcttaaactattTCGGATAAACATCAAACTTGTGTCGAAGTTTGATGGAAAGGAGTTAACTAGTTACTTGAGCAAGGAGGGAGATGATTGGATCCCGCTTCCTCAAGATTATCTCCATGCTTTGGATGTTGTTTTAAGGGAAAGCCCGACAGAGAAATGTATTTCTGTTGGGAGATCACTATATTCAAGTTCAATGGGAGGAACTAAAGATATTGGGGGTGGAGCTGTTGGATTCAGGGGGTTCTTTCAGAGCCTTCGTCCAACCCAACAAGGACTTGCTCTCAACGTAGATTTCTCTGTGAGTGCTTTTCATGAAAGCATTGGAGTAATCCCCTACTTGCAGAAGCGTCTTGAATTTCTGCGGGACCTTTCTCAAAGGAAGACAAGGGGTTTAAATGGTGAAGAGAGGAAGGAAGTGGAGAAGGCATTGAAGAACATCAGGGTCTTTGTTTGCCATAGAGAAACTCTTCAGAGATATAGGGTCTTTGGCTTAACTGAGGAAGCTACTGAAAATCTTTGTTTTGCAGACAGGGATGGGAAGAACCTGAGGGTGGTGTCTTACTTCAAGGAGCATTACAATTATGATATACAGTTCAGAAACATGCCATGCTTGCAAATTAGTCGGAGTAAACCGTGTTATCTTCCTATGGAGCTTTGTATGATTTGTGAAGGCCAGAAGTTTCTTGGGAAGCTTTCAGATGATCAGACTGCAAGAATACTTAAGATGGGTTGCCAGCGACCAAGAGAGCGAAAAGCTATTATAGATGGAGTCATGAGAGGACCTGTTGGACCAACAAG TGGCATCCAAGGAAGAGAGTTCAAACTCGATGTTTCCAGAGAAATGACGCGATTAAATGGAAGAATTCTTCAACCTCCCAAGTTAAAGCTTGGCGATGGTGGCCATGTGAGGGAACTGATTCCTTCCCGCAATGACAGACAGTGGAACCTTCTGGACAGCCACGTTTTTGAAGGAGCTAAAATTGAAAGGTGGGCACTGATAAGTTTCGGTGGCACCTCTGAGCAGAAGTCCTACGTTCCGAAATTCATAAACCAGCTATCACAGAGGTGTGAACAACTAGGCATCTTTCTCAACAAAAGCACAATAGTTAGCCCCCAATTTGAATCAACCCAAGTGCTTAACAATGTCTCCCTTTTGGAATCTAAACTCAAGAAAATACACAAAGCGGCATCAAACAATCTCCAGGTGCTTGTTTGTATAATGGAGAGAAAACATAGAGGCTATGCAGATCTGAAGCGAATTGCAGAGACAAGCATTGGGGTTGTAAGCCAGTGTTGCTTATATCCGAACCTCAGCAAGTTGAGTTCTCAATTCCTGGCAAATTTGGCTCTCAAGATCAATGCCAAAGTTGGTGGATGCACAGTTGCCTTGTACAATTCATTACCCTCTCAAATCCCACGTCTCTTCCAGTCTGATGAGCCAGTGATTTTTATGGGTGCTGATGTGACACACCCTCACCCACTTGATGATTTCAGCCCATCTGTTGCTGCTGTGGTTGGTAGCATGAATTGGCCAGCAGCAAACAAGTATGTTTCAAGAATGAGGTCCCAAACACATCGACAAGAAATCATACAGGATCTTGGTGCTATGGTCTGGGAATTACTTGAGGATTTTTGCCAGGAAGTAAAGAAACTCCCCAATAGAATAATCTTCTTTAGGGATGGGGTAAGTGAAACCCAATTTTATAAAGTACTCGAAGAGGAGCTGCAAGCCATTAGAGGCGCATGTTATAGATTCCCTGGCTATAAGCCTCTCATCACTTTTTCAGTAGTCCAGAAGAGGCATCACACAAGGTTGTTTCCCTTTGAAACCGATCCATCTTCCACTCAAAACCAGTTTTTTGATGAAAATGTTCCTCCAGGCACAGTGGTTGATACTGTGATTACTCATCCAAGGGAATTTGATTTCTATCTTTGTAGCCATTGGGGTGTGAAAGGAACAAGCCGGCCAACCCATTACCATGTCTTGTGGGATGAAAACCAGTTCACTTCTGATGAACTACAGAAGCTGGTTTACAGTCTCTGCTACACATTTGTGAGATGCACCAAACCAATTTCCTTGGTGCCTCCGGCTTACTATGCCCACCTTGCTGCATACAGAGGCAGACTTTACCTTGAGCGGTCAGAGAATACAGgatatatgagaaatgcttcAACACTCTCCCGAGCTGCCCCTCCAAAAGCTACTCCCCTACCAAAACTTAGTGAAAATGTCAAGAAACTCATGTTCTACTGCTGA
- the LOC133869017 gene encoding CSC1-like protein HYP1 isoform X1: MLVSALLTSVGINFGLCVLFFTLYSILRKQPSNYDVYIPRLLVEGTSTRRSGFNLERLIPSPGWVRRAWKLSEDELLSSSGLDAVVFMRIITFCLKIFLVAGIIGVFILLPVNCTGDQLEGVDFVDFSNNSLDVFTISNVDSGSKRLWIHFSAVYVVTVFVCYLLYYEYKYISSKRIAYFLSSKPQPHQFTILVRSIPVSAGNSISDSIDNFFREYHPSTYLSHLVVRRTNKLRNLIHDAKKYYKRIIRLQSNPTQHRYGCNNCFGLFGRNVDLVDHYEKKLEDIEENVRLEQSDVSLAGEEIPAAFVSFKSRYGAAIAFHLQQSINPTHWVTEQAPEPHDVYWPFFSSSFMRRWISKLVVIVACILLTILFLIPVVVVQGLTNLSQLEGWFPFLESILTITFVSEVITGYLPSLILMLFLKTVPPVMELLSSIQGYVSHSAIERSACIKVLWFTIWNIFFATVFSGSVLYQVSIFLEPKNIPAKLAVLVPAQASFFIAYVVTSGWTSASSELFRLVPLVWGLITKPCTRSTDDELEVPTIPYHRDIPRLLFFGLLGITYFFQAPLILPFLLVYFCLGYIIYRNQFINVYAPKYETAGKFWPTVHNSMIFSLVLMHAIAVGIFTLKKLSLASTLIFPLAILTLLFNEYCRKRFLPIFTAYPAETLIKKDRADENDAALAEFLDNLVTAYQDPAFTPIHFSSNDGLHSPLISSAEV, encoded by the exons ATGCTTGTCTCTGCTCTTCTAACATCTGTTGGAATAAATTTTGGGCTATGCGTTTTATTCTTCACATTGTACTCTATATTGAGGAAACAACCAAGTAACTATGATGTTTATATACCACGCTTGTTGGTTGAAGGAACTTCTACACGGAGAAGTGGTTTCAACCTAGAAAGGCTAATACCTTCTCCTGGTTGGGTGAGAAGGGCGTGGAAGCTTTCTGAAGACGAACTACTGTCATCCTCAGGCTTGGATGCCGTGGTTTTTATGCGCATTATAACCTTCTG tttgaaaatatttttggttgctGGGATTATTGGGGTCTTTATTCTTCTCCCAGTGAACTGCACGGGAGATCAGCTTGAAGGTGTTGACTTCGTTGATTTTTCAAATAATTCCTTGGATGTATTTACCATTTCAAATGTAGACAGTGGCTCAAAAAG GTTGTGGATTCACTTCAGCGCTGTTTATGTTGTCACTGTGTTTGTCTGCTATCTACTGTATTAT GAATACAAATATATTTCTTCAAAAAGGATCGcttattttctttcatcaaaACCTCAGCCACATCAATTCACCATCTTAGTTCGCAGTATTCCTGTTTCTGCCGGGAACAGCATCAGTGACAGTATTGACAACTTCTTTAGAGAGTATCATCCTTCAACATATCTGTCACATTTGGTTGTTCGTCGTACAAACAAACTACGGAATCTCATT CATGATGCCAAGAAGTATTACAAAAGGATTATTCGCTTGCAATCAAATCCTACTCAACACAGGTATGGGTGTAACAATTGCTTTGGATTGTTTGGACGCAATGTTGATCTTGTGGATCATTATGAAAAGAAGTTAGAAGACATAGAGGAGAATGTGAGATTGGAGCAATCAGATGTTTCATTGGCTGGAGAA GAAATTCCTGCCGCCTTTGTGTCCTTCAAGTCTCGGTATGGTGCTGCAATTGCTTTTCATTTGCAACAATCAATCAATCCCACTCATTGGGTCACAGAGCAAGCTCCTGAGCCTCATGATGTTTACTGGCCTTTCTTCTCTTCATCATTTATGCGAAGATGGATTTCTAAGCTGGTGGTTATAGTTGCATGTATTCTTCTTACAATCTTATTCCTTATACCTGTTGTAGTTGTGCAAGGTCTTACTAACCTGAGTCAGTTGGAAGGTTGGTTTCCTTTCCTGGAAAGCATTCTTACCAT AACATTCGTTAGTGAAGTAATTACAGGATACCTTCCCAGTCTAATTCTTATGTTGTTTCTGAAAACGGTGCCTCCTGTGATGGAGTTGCTTTCTTCCATTCAAGGATATGTTTCCCATAGTGCCATAGAAAGGAGTGCATGTATCAAAGTACTGTGGTTCACAATATGGAACATTTTCTTTGCAACTGTATTTTCTGGATCAGTTTTATATCAGGTTTCCATCTTCCTCGAACCCAAGAATATTCCTGCGAAGCTAGCCGTTTTGGTTCCAGCACAG GCATCATTTTTCATTGCTTATGTTGTCACATCTGGATGGACAAGCGCTTCATCCGAACTCTTTCGCCTTGTCCCTCTTGTTTGGGGTCTAATAACAAAACCTTGTACAAGAAGTACGGATGATGAACTTGAAGTTCCAACTATTCCTTACCACAGGGACATTCCAAGActtcttttctttggacttcTTGGGATTACATATTTTTTCCAAGCTCCATTAATTCTACCCTTCCTCTTAGTGTACTTCTGTCTTGGATACATCATCTACCGTAACCAG TTCATAAATGTATATGCACCAAAGTATGAAACTGCTGGGAAGTTTTGGCCTACCGTACACAATTCAATGATATTTTCTCTGGTACTCATGCATGCTATTGCTGTGGGAATCTTCACGCTGAAGAAGCTCTCTCTAGCTTCAACTTTAATTTTCCCTCTTGCAATACTCACGCTTCTCTTTAATGAGTACTGCCGGAAACGTTTCCTACCCATCTTCACTGCCTACCCGGCTGAG ACTTTGATAAAGAAAGACAGGGCAGACGAGAATGATGCTGCACTGGCCGAGTTTTTAGATAACTTGGTCACTGCTTATCAGGACCCAGCATTTACGCCAATTCATTTCTCTTCAAACGACGGTCTTCACAGTCCCCTTATATCATCTGCTGAAGTTTGA
- the LOC133869017 gene encoding CSC1-like protein At1g69450 isoform X2 has product MRIITFCLKIFLVAGIIGVFILLPVNCTGDQLEGVDFVDFSNNSLDVFTISNVDSGSKRLWIHFSAVYVVTVFVCYLLYYEYKYISSKRIAYFLSSKPQPHQFTILVRSIPVSAGNSISDSIDNFFREYHPSTYLSHLVVRRTNKLRNLIHDAKKYYKRIIRLQSNPTQHRYGCNNCFGLFGRNVDLVDHYEKKLEDIEENVRLEQSDVSLAGEEIPAAFVSFKSRYGAAIAFHLQQSINPTHWVTEQAPEPHDVYWPFFSSSFMRRWISKLVVIVACILLTILFLIPVVVVQGLTNLSQLEGWFPFLESILTITFVSEVITGYLPSLILMLFLKTVPPVMELLSSIQGYVSHSAIERSACIKVLWFTIWNIFFATVFSGSVLYQVSIFLEPKNIPAKLAVLVPAQASFFIAYVVTSGWTSASSELFRLVPLVWGLITKPCTRSTDDELEVPTIPYHRDIPRLLFFGLLGITYFFQAPLILPFLLVYFCLGYIIYRNQFINVYAPKYETAGKFWPTVHNSMIFSLVLMHAIAVGIFTLKKLSLASTLIFPLAILTLLFNEYCRKRFLPIFTAYPAETLIKKDRADENDAALAEFLDNLVTAYQDPAFTPIHFSSNDGLHSPLISSAEV; this is encoded by the exons ATGCGCATTATAACCTTCTG tttgaaaatatttttggttgctGGGATTATTGGGGTCTTTATTCTTCTCCCAGTGAACTGCACGGGAGATCAGCTTGAAGGTGTTGACTTCGTTGATTTTTCAAATAATTCCTTGGATGTATTTACCATTTCAAATGTAGACAGTGGCTCAAAAAG GTTGTGGATTCACTTCAGCGCTGTTTATGTTGTCACTGTGTTTGTCTGCTATCTACTGTATTAT GAATACAAATATATTTCTTCAAAAAGGATCGcttattttctttcatcaaaACCTCAGCCACATCAATTCACCATCTTAGTTCGCAGTATTCCTGTTTCTGCCGGGAACAGCATCAGTGACAGTATTGACAACTTCTTTAGAGAGTATCATCCTTCAACATATCTGTCACATTTGGTTGTTCGTCGTACAAACAAACTACGGAATCTCATT CATGATGCCAAGAAGTATTACAAAAGGATTATTCGCTTGCAATCAAATCCTACTCAACACAGGTATGGGTGTAACAATTGCTTTGGATTGTTTGGACGCAATGTTGATCTTGTGGATCATTATGAAAAGAAGTTAGAAGACATAGAGGAGAATGTGAGATTGGAGCAATCAGATGTTTCATTGGCTGGAGAA GAAATTCCTGCCGCCTTTGTGTCCTTCAAGTCTCGGTATGGTGCTGCAATTGCTTTTCATTTGCAACAATCAATCAATCCCACTCATTGGGTCACAGAGCAAGCTCCTGAGCCTCATGATGTTTACTGGCCTTTCTTCTCTTCATCATTTATGCGAAGATGGATTTCTAAGCTGGTGGTTATAGTTGCATGTATTCTTCTTACAATCTTATTCCTTATACCTGTTGTAGTTGTGCAAGGTCTTACTAACCTGAGTCAGTTGGAAGGTTGGTTTCCTTTCCTGGAAAGCATTCTTACCAT AACATTCGTTAGTGAAGTAATTACAGGATACCTTCCCAGTCTAATTCTTATGTTGTTTCTGAAAACGGTGCCTCCTGTGATGGAGTTGCTTTCTTCCATTCAAGGATATGTTTCCCATAGTGCCATAGAAAGGAGTGCATGTATCAAAGTACTGTGGTTCACAATATGGAACATTTTCTTTGCAACTGTATTTTCTGGATCAGTTTTATATCAGGTTTCCATCTTCCTCGAACCCAAGAATATTCCTGCGAAGCTAGCCGTTTTGGTTCCAGCACAG GCATCATTTTTCATTGCTTATGTTGTCACATCTGGATGGACAAGCGCTTCATCCGAACTCTTTCGCCTTGTCCCTCTTGTTTGGGGTCTAATAACAAAACCTTGTACAAGAAGTACGGATGATGAACTTGAAGTTCCAACTATTCCTTACCACAGGGACATTCCAAGActtcttttctttggacttcTTGGGATTACATATTTTTTCCAAGCTCCATTAATTCTACCCTTCCTCTTAGTGTACTTCTGTCTTGGATACATCATCTACCGTAACCAG TTCATAAATGTATATGCACCAAAGTATGAAACTGCTGGGAAGTTTTGGCCTACCGTACACAATTCAATGATATTTTCTCTGGTACTCATGCATGCTATTGCTGTGGGAATCTTCACGCTGAAGAAGCTCTCTCTAGCTTCAACTTTAATTTTCCCTCTTGCAATACTCACGCTTCTCTTTAATGAGTACTGCCGGAAACGTTTCCTACCCATCTTCACTGCCTACCCGGCTGAG ACTTTGATAAAGAAAGACAGGGCAGACGAGAATGATGCTGCACTGGCCGAGTTTTTAGATAACTTGGTCACTGCTTATCAGGACCCAGCATTTACGCCAATTCATTTCTCTTCAAACGACGGTCTTCACAGTCCCCTTATATCATCTGCTGAAGTTTGA